In Hypanus sabinus isolate sHypSab1 chromosome 17, sHypSab1.hap1, whole genome shotgun sequence, the following proteins share a genomic window:
- the LOC132407161 gene encoding natural cytotoxicity triggering receptor 3 ligand 1-like produces the protein MSEKLTVSYLALLAITWLTVEVTASEVFQIPRNLDVPRGANVTMFCKFPLLQDTVDVRWWKDSDKTLLESDNRMQFTLERERGSLVLWNVKVADSGMYYCVATYQLRYLGRGNGTRLSVFVSPTPLKIVPVGGFSSPGKLLCKTAAYYPEKLEIIWLRNNEEIRTGIERVTNRSVDGMYEAFSLMEVTQSTWGDVYICLVSHVSLTVPASFIYILEQDPEDAETKLILSCVLGGLAILALIIVLLKVILKRSHGINTSSLDRCQDEETTK, from the exons ATGTCGGAGAAATTGACGGTTTCGTACTTGGCACTTCTGGCTATTACTTGGCTAA CTGTCGAAGTAACAGCGAGCGAAGTATTTCAAATCCCTAGGAACCTGGACGTCCCGCGAGGTGCGAATGTTACCATGTTCTGCAAATTTCCACTATTGCAAGATACTGTTGACGTTCGTTGGTGGAAGGACAGCGACAAGACATTGCTAGAAAGTGACAACAGAATGCAATTTACTCTCGAAAGGGAAAGGGGTTCACTTGTACTCTGGAATGTCAAAGTCGCCGACTCCGGAATGTATTACTGTGTAGCAACTTATCAACTACGATATCTCGGGAGAGGAAATGGCACCAGGCTCTCTGTGTTCG TTTCTCCAACCCCATTGAAAATTGTTCCCGTTGGAGGGTTTTCGTCTCCTGGAAAGCTGCTTTGTAAAACGGCTGCCTACTACCCGGAGAAACTAGAAATCATTTGGCTGAGAAATAACGAAGAAATTCGCACTGGAATTGAACGTGTGACAAACCGGAGCGTGGATGGCATGTACGAAGCGTTTAGTTTAATGGAAGTCACGCAGTCTACTTGGGGAGATGTTTACATTTGCCTGGTGTCGCATGTCTCCCTTACGGTGCCTGCAAGTTTCATCTACATCCTGGAGCAAG ATCCAGAAGACGCTGAAACTAAATTAATTCTGTCATGTGTACTGGGCGGATTGGCAATTTTAGCTCTGATAATAGTTTTGCTGAAAGTCATTTTAAAGAGATCGCACG gGATCAACACAAGTTCTTTGGACAGATGTCAGGATGAAGAGACG ACTAAATGA